From Nitrospirota bacterium, the proteins below share one genomic window:
- a CDS encoding bifunctional folylpolyglutamate synthase/dihydrofolate synthase translates to MSLDRAYRETIDYLYALQKHGIKLALSNSFALMSLMGDPHRKFRSVHVAGTNGKGSTSSFIASMLQAGGYRVGLYTSPHLVSFAERIRINNVLITEAKVVELAGRVRDASRKASLNPTFFEVATALAFTYFAEEGVDIAVIEVGMGGRLDSTNVITPLVSVITNIELEHTEFLGTMLTQIAGEKAGVIKQGVPVVTGAMQQEVITVIEQEAAARTAGVYRLSKDFMQVPVASPLAQVFDYRGIETSYEKIRINMLGGYQVDNACLALATIECLRNTGIIVDEAAVRRGLEQARWEGRLELVARKPDIYLDGAHNPASARKLAATVREMKHAYRRTVLIIGILQDKDWQGIIAALAPLADHVVVTKPQYSRAMEVRALASAIRKLHGSVETAETVGEAIALAGDKASSDDLVLITGSLYVVGDARAVFHPEADLSGALTGLKG, encoded by the coding sequence ATGTCCCTTGACAGAGCATACCGGGAAACCATTGACTATCTCTATGCGCTCCAGAAGCACGGGATCAAGCTTGCGCTGTCCAACAGCTTTGCGCTGATGTCGCTCATGGGAGACCCGCACCGGAAGTTCCGGTCCGTGCATGTCGCGGGCACGAATGGGAAAGGGTCGACGTCTTCGTTTATTGCAAGCATGCTGCAGGCTGGGGGATATCGCGTCGGGCTCTATACTTCTCCGCACCTGGTCAGTTTTGCTGAGCGGATCAGGATCAACAATGTCCTGATCACCGAGGCAAAGGTCGTGGAGCTTGCGGGCCGCGTACGGGACGCCTCACGGAAGGCCTCGCTCAATCCCACGTTTTTCGAGGTTGCGACCGCTCTGGCGTTCACCTACTTCGCGGAAGAAGGCGTGGACATTGCCGTGATCGAGGTCGGGATGGGCGGCAGGCTGGATTCCACGAACGTGATCACCCCGCTCGTTTCGGTGATCACCAACATTGAGCTTGAACATACTGAGTTCCTGGGGACCATGCTCACGCAGATCGCCGGAGAAAAGGCGGGCGTCATCAAGCAGGGGGTCCCGGTGGTGACGGGAGCGATGCAGCAGGAGGTCATCACGGTCATCGAGCAGGAAGCCGCGGCCCGCACGGCCGGGGTCTACCGGTTGTCTAAAGATTTTATGCAGGTCCCGGTCGCATCACCGTTGGCGCAGGTTTTTGATTATCGGGGGATCGAGACCTCTTACGAAAAGATACGGATCAACATGCTCGGCGGGTATCAGGTGGACAATGCCTGTCTTGCCCTGGCGACAATCGAGTGTCTGCGCAACACCGGGATCATCGTGGACGAGGCCGCTGTGCGACGCGGTCTTGAGCAGGCCCGCTGGGAAGGGCGTTTGGAGCTTGTGGCGCGCAAGCCCGATATCTACCTTGATGGGGCGCACAACCCGGCGTCGGCCCGGAAGCTCGCGGCGACGGTCCGGGAAATGAAACACGCGTACCGGCGGACCGTCCTCATCATCGGCATTCTTCAAGACAAGGATTGGCAGGGGATCATAGCCGCGCTGGCTCCTCTTGCCGATCACGTGGTAGTGACGAAGCCACAGTATTCACGGGCAATGGAGGTCCGGGCGCTTGCATCGGCAATACGGAAGCTGCATGGCTCCGTTGAGACCGCGGAAACGGTCGGTGAGGCCATCGCATTGGCCGGGGATAAAGCATCTTCGGATGATCTTGTGCTTATCACCGGTTCACTCTATGTGGTAGGCGATGCGCGGGCGGTGTTCCACCCGGAAGCGGACCTGTCCGGGGCGCTTACGGGGCTGAAGGGATGA